The Eubacteriaceae bacterium Marseille-Q4139 genome has a window encoding:
- a CDS encoding LCP family protein gives MNYEDELERVRAQRSRRRQSRAAVARTADAGQAQRLGFSGGTETAGRSRSRKNSAARSQETEGQEIWTSTADPGSRAGRSQASGGGISGGNGGSGYGGSHVSGYRGPRKRKKPDNKKKKIIIRVVIAVVLILAAAVFGAWYYVHSLFAGANDNEIDPNKVEGSINLNQEVREEIEKGYWTFAVFGVDSRDGSTGSGNQADVIMIVNVNRETGEIKLVSVFRDTYLNISEKNSYNKINAAYAQGGPEQAMMALNKNLDLSITQYATFNWTAVATGINILGGIDIDISKSEFYYINAFITETVKGTGIGSVQLKSAGLNHLDGVQAVAYGRLRLMDTDYARTERQRLVIAKAFEKAKQADIATLNSLVGNMFALCATNINEIDILKMVGNVNKYHLGETMGFPAARGEQKIKIGKYNQDCVIPQTLESNVKSLHEFLYGAEDYTPSSTVLSISSKLSEITGLYKEGQEIGHVPTDKGYIPKSTTAAAPATTAAETESETELEQSSEGESSSGESTGETTESGGILLGPGETLPSTVQTDENGEIIVPSSPYPGSSPAYEPSSSGQYRPSSPADMATMHTTEGYGPGSDPTTAAVPEATTAPSGVTSPTSGSSSSVIISPTTAASPTTSASPAGQTSPAAPTSSASPTAPTSPTASSPQEIVQGSGGPASTATSGAAEVPGAGA, from the coding sequence ATGAATTATGAAGACGAGTTAGAGCGGGTGAGAGCCCAGAGAAGCAGAAGGCGTCAGAGCCGGGCGGCCGTCGCCAGGACAGCCGATGCGGGTCAGGCCCAAAGGCTTGGCTTTTCAGGCGGTACAGAGACCGCCGGCCGTTCCCGGTCGAGAAAGAATTCTGCGGCAAGGAGTCAGGAGACGGAAGGCCAGGAGATTTGGACGTCCACGGCGGATCCCGGGAGCCGCGCCGGCAGAAGCCAGGCGTCCGGCGGCGGGATATCCGGCGGAAACGGCGGTTCCGGCTACGGCGGAAGCCATGTTTCTGGGTACCGGGGGCCGAGAAAACGGAAAAAACCGGACAACAAAAAGAAGAAAATCATTATCCGTGTTGTGATAGCCGTTGTTTTGATCCTGGCGGCTGCCGTGTTCGGAGCCTGGTACTATGTCCATTCTCTTTTTGCCGGGGCCAACGACAATGAAATCGATCCAAACAAGGTAGAGGGCAGTATCAACTTAAACCAGGAAGTCCGTGAGGAGATCGAAAAGGGCTACTGGACGTTTGCCGTGTTCGGCGTGGACTCCAGGGACGGTTCCACGGGTTCCGGAAACCAGGCTGACGTTATCATGATTGTCAACGTGAACAGGGAGACGGGAGAAATCAAGCTGGTTTCTGTGTTCCGTGACACGTACCTGAATATCTCTGAGAAGAACAGCTACAATAAGATCAACGCGGCCTATGCCCAGGGCGGGCCGGAGCAGGCCATGATGGCCTTAAACAAGAACCTGGATTTAAGCATTACCCAGTACGCGACCTTCAACTGGACGGCCGTGGCGACGGGAATCAACATCCTGGGCGGCATTGACATCGACATCAGCAAGTCCGAGTTTTACTACATCAATGCCTTTATTACGGAGACGGTAAAGGGAACCGGCATCGGTTCCGTTCAGCTAAAGAGCGCCGGCTTAAACCACTTGGACGGCGTGCAGGCTGTGGCTTACGGACGTCTGCGTCTGATGGATACGGACTATGCCCGTACCGAGCGCCAGAGGCTTGTCATTGCAAAGGCCTTTGAGAAGGCAAAGCAGGCTGATATTGCGACACTGAACAGCCTGGTAGGCAATATGTTTGCCCTCTGTGCGACGAACATCAATGAAATAGATATCCTGAAGATGGTAGGCAACGTGAATAAATACCATCTCGGCGAGACAATGGGCTTCCCGGCAGCGCGCGGGGAGCAGAAGATTAAAATTGGAAAGTACAATCAGGACTGCGTCATTCCGCAGACGCTTGAGAGCAATGTAAAGAGCCTTCATGAATTCCTTTACGGAGCAGAGGACTATACGCCGAGCAGTACCGTGCTTTCCATCAGCAGCAAGCTTTCGGAGATTACCGGCCTTTATAAGGAAGGACAGGAGATCGGCCATGTGCCGACAGACAAGGGATATATCCCGAAGAGTACGACGGCTGCGGCTCCGGCTACAACGGCCGCAGAGACCGAGTCAGAGACAGAGCTTGAACAGAGCTCTGAGGGCGAGTCTTCCTCCGGCGAGTCCACAGGGGAAACCACGGAGAGCGGCGGAATTCTTCTGGGGCCGGGAGAGACGCTTCCGTCGACAGTACAGACAGACGAAAACGGAGAAATCATTGTGCCGTCAAGCCCGTATCCGGGAAGTTCGCCCGCGTATGAGCCGTCTTCGTCAGGCCAGTACAGGCCGAGCAGCCCGGCTGACATGGCGACTATGCACACGACCGAGGGCTACGGGCCAGGCTCTGACCCGACGACAGCCGCTGTGCCGGAAGCCACAACCGCCCCGTCCGGCGTGACGTCGCCGACATCGGGCTCTTCCAGCTCTGTGATTATTTCACCGACGACTGCGGCGTCTCCGACGACGTCCGCATCCCCGGCAGGACAGACGTCCCCAGCTGCGCCGACGAGTTCAGCGTCCCCGACAGCGCCCACAAGCCCGACCGCGTCCTCGCCCCAGGAGATTGTCCAGGGCAGCGGCGGCCCGGCTTCAACCGCGACCAGCGGGGCAGCCGAGGTGCCTGGAGCAGGAGCATAA
- a CDS encoding sodium:glutamate symporter has protein sequence MADAFTLTDFLIDISKVSFLCMLAFLIRPHLKFAHKFYFNIGLIAGVIGLLLGEQVLGRFSPVCLTFSSGFSQWSNFLLVIIFASTFLGSAGAGNFGRDILCTTCLTGSIFMMQVIVGILIAVGLSFFMKDLPIAVGLLPVSGFYGGQSSAAIMGGVFATEGWEDALAIGIVYATIGMYVALVCGMWFVNWGIRKGYSIRKAHNENDRIQSEITGLLAPEERKPIARAITNSGVMSPLAFQIMIIGLVIGISNIFREAMIAVFPFWERIPLHTNCLVLGAVIGIGLGKTKYNQYVDRGTIRMISGLCREFVVVQAVATLRLSVFADFFVPILISSVVICALTAFMAIFLSKRWYTENWFEFASGIFGQCTGSLTTGLVLINIMDPEGDTLAAEGVSGSSTIGSFWQQPYNTIGAIAMMSAPFAVLGVTGVIFVVLLAAGFLIFGRHAAKQRAL, from the coding sequence ATGGCAGATGCGTTTACACTGACCGATTTTTTGATTGATATCAGCAAGGTAAGTTTCCTGTGCATGCTGGCATTCCTGATCCGGCCGCATTTGAAATTTGCCCACAAATTTTATTTTAACATCGGGTTAATTGCCGGAGTAATCGGCCTGCTCCTCGGTGAACAGGTTCTGGGCCGGTTTTCGCCGGTCTGTCTCACCTTTTCAAGCGGCTTTTCCCAGTGGTCGAATTTCCTTCTGGTTATTATTTTTGCCAGCACTTTTCTGGGATCCGCCGGCGCCGGAAACTTTGGACGTGACATTTTATGCACGACATGTCTGACCGGCTCCATTTTCATGATGCAGGTCATTGTCGGTATCCTGATTGCCGTTGGACTGTCGTTCTTCATGAAAGATCTTCCCATTGCCGTCGGACTTCTTCCCGTATCCGGTTTTTATGGCGGACAGTCATCGGCAGCGATCATGGGAGGCGTATTTGCGACGGAAGGCTGGGAGGACGCCCTGGCTATCGGCATCGTCTACGCCACCATCGGCATGTATGTGGCTCTGGTCTGCGGCATGTGGTTTGTAAACTGGGGAATCCGGAAGGGGTATTCCATCCGGAAGGCACACAATGAAAATGACCGGATACAGAGTGAAATCACAGGTCTTTTGGCACCGGAAGAAAGAAAACCCATTGCCAGAGCCATCACCAATTCCGGCGTCATGAGCCCTCTGGCCTTTCAGATCATGATTATCGGCCTTGTGATCGGAATTTCCAATATTTTCCGGGAGGCCATGATTGCTGTTTTCCCATTCTGGGAAAGAATCCCGCTCCATACCAACTGTCTCGTGCTCGGTGCGGTCATTGGGATTGGCCTTGGGAAGACAAAGTATAACCAGTATGTTGACCGCGGAACCATTCGTATGATTTCAGGCCTTTGCCGGGAATTTGTCGTTGTGCAGGCTGTCGCCACCCTGCGGCTCAGTGTTTTTGCCGATTTCTTCGTGCCGATCCTGATTTCCTCGGTCGTAATCTGTGCCCTGACGGCGTTCATGGCAATCTTCCTTTCAAAAAGATGGTACACCGAGAACTGGTTCGAGTTTGCATCCGGCATTTTCGGACAGTGCACCGGCTCTCTGACAACTGGTCTCGTCCTCATCAACATTATGGATCCGGAAGGCGATACACTGGCAGCGGAAGGCGTCTCCGGCTCCAGTACCATCGGCTCCTTCTGGCAGCAGCCGTATAATACCATCGGCGCCATCGCCATGATGTCGGCTCCCTTTGCCGTCCTTGGAGTTACTGGTGTAATCTTTGTTGTCCTGCTGGCAGCCGGCTTCCTGATTTTTGGGCGGCACGCGGCGAAGCAGAGGGCTTTATAG